Proteins encoded together in one Cicer arietinum cultivar CDC Frontier isolate Library 1 chromosome 4, Cicar.CDCFrontier_v2.0, whole genome shotgun sequence window:
- the LOC101501376 gene encoding glycosyltransferase BC10, producing MLSSPILVSLALILSLPLVLFFTQQILPQIPFPFSSPDAEDLALFHRATHITNHLSTFTNPKPKIAFLFLTNSNLTFSPLWEKFFNKNNHLFNIYIHADPTSSVVSPGGIFQNRFIPSKITHRASPSLIAAARRLLASALLDDPLNQYFALISQHCIPLFSFQFVYNYLFKNQLQSLANFADDFNLRYPSFIEILSDDPNLNDRYIARGENAMLPEVTFEDFRVGSQFFILNRKHAEVVVRDRRLWKKFKLPCINEDSCYPEEHYFPTLLSMEDPNGCTGFTLTRVNWTGCWDGHPHLYTPPEVSPELVRELRLSNSSYSYLFARKFSPECLSPLMDIADNVIFQD from the coding sequence ATGTTGTCATCTCCAATTCTAGTCTCCTTAGCTCTAATCCTCTCTCTCCCACTCGTCCTCTTCTTCACCCAACAAATCCTCCCTCAAATCCCCTTTCCTTTCTCCTCCCCTGACGCCGAAGACCTCGCCCTCTTCCACCGCGCCACCCACATAACCAACCACTTATCCACCTTCACTAACCCCAAACCCAAAATCGCTTTCCTTTTCCTCACAAACTCAAACCTCACTTTCTCTCCTTTATGGGAAAAATTCTTCAACAAAAACAACCATCTCTTCAACATCTATATCCATGCCGACCCCACCTCCTCCGTAGTCTCACCTGGCGGCATCTTCCAAAACCGCTTCATCCCTTCAAAAATCACCCACCGCGCCTCTCCATCACTCATCGCTGCCGCTCGCCGGCTCTTAGCATCCGCCCTCTTAGATGACCCACTTAACCAATACTTCGCACTTATCTCCCAACACTGCATTCCGCTCTTTTCGTTTCAATTCGTTTATAACTACCTTTTTAAAAACCAGTTACAGTCGTTAGCCAATTTCGCTGACGACTTTAACTTACGTTACCCTAGTTTCATTGAAATTCTCTCGGATGATCCAAATCTTAATGATCGGTATATAGCTCGAGGAGAAAATGCAATGTTGCCGGAGGTTACGTTCGAGGATTTTCGTGTGGGTTCGCAGTTTTTTATTCTGAACCGGAAACATGCAGAGGTTGTTGTGAGAGATAGGAGACTCTGGAAGAAGTTTAAGCTTCCTTGCATAAATGAGGATTCGTGTTATCCTGAAGAGCATTACTTTCCAACTCTTTTGTCAATGGAGGATCCGAATGGGTGCACCGGTTTTACGCTGACGAGAGTTAATTGGACTGGTTGCTGGGATGGACATCCACATCTTTATACTCCGCCGGAGGTGTCGCCGGAGCTTGTTCGTGAGTTGAGGCTGTCGAATTCAAGCTATTCATATCTATTTGCGAGGAAATTCTCGCCGGAATGTCTTTCGCCATTGATGGATATTGCTGATAATGTGATTTTCCAGGATTGA